The following are from one region of the Erwinia billingiae Eb661 genome:
- the lpxH gene encoding UDP-2,3-diacylglucosamine diphosphatase, whose amino-acid sequence MPHTLFIADLHLCAEEPAITAGFLAFLRRDALHADALYILGDLFEAWIGDDDPDPLHAEIAAALMTLKQQGIPCYFIHGNRDFLVGKRFARASGMTLLPEEQVPELYGKRMLIMHGDTLCTDDQGYQRFRKKVHQPWLQWLFLALPLFVRQRIALKMRAGSKQANSSKDVTIMDVNDEAVKAAMTRHQVQYLIHGHTHRPAIHPLEVNDQPAERLVLGAWHHEGSMIRVSEDETTLISFPF is encoded by the coding sequence ATGCCTCACACGCTGTTTATCGCAGATTTACATCTGTGCGCAGAAGAACCGGCAATTACTGCCGGTTTTCTTGCTTTTTTACGCCGTGATGCGTTACATGCCGATGCACTGTATATTCTCGGCGACCTGTTTGAAGCCTGGATTGGCGATGACGATCCTGACCCGCTTCATGCTGAGATCGCGGCCGCACTGATGACCCTGAAGCAACAGGGGATCCCCTGCTATTTTATTCATGGTAACCGCGACTTCCTGGTTGGCAAACGCTTTGCCCGCGCCAGCGGCATGACATTATTGCCGGAAGAACAGGTGCCGGAACTTTACGGTAAGCGCATGTTGATCATGCATGGCGACACGCTCTGCACCGACGATCAGGGCTATCAACGCTTCCGCAAAAAAGTGCATCAGCCCTGGCTGCAATGGCTGTTCCTTGCCCTTCCTTTATTTGTCCGCCAGCGGATTGCGCTGAAGATGCGCGCAGGCAGTAAACAGGCGAACAGCAGCAAAGACGTGACCATCATGGACGTGAATGATGAGGCCGTAAAAGCCGCGATGACCCGCCATCAGGTGCAGTATCTGATCCACGGCCATACGCATCGCCCGGCAATTCATCCGCTTGAGGTGAATGACCAGCCTGCCGAAAGACTGGTACTGGGTGCCTGGCATCACGAAGGTTCAATGATCCGCGTTAGCGAAGACGAAACCACCCTCATTTCCTTCCCATTCTGA
- the ppiB gene encoding peptidylprolyl isomerase B has product MVTFQTNHGDIVIKTFDDKAPATVANFLDYCREGFYDNTIFHRVINGFMVQGGGFEPGMKQKDTKEEIQNEASNGLKNTKGTLAMARTQAPHSATAQFFINVADNDFLNFRDESLQGWGYCVFAEVVEGMDVVEKIKAVATGRSGMHQDVPKEDVVIQKVTVSE; this is encoded by the coding sequence ATGGTCACTTTCCAGACAAATCATGGCGATATCGTTATCAAAACCTTCGATGACAAAGCGCCAGCTACCGTAGCTAACTTCCTGGATTATTGCCGTGAAGGTTTCTACGACAACACGATTTTCCACCGTGTCATCAATGGCTTTATGGTTCAGGGCGGCGGCTTCGAGCCGGGCATGAAGCAGAAAGACACCAAAGAAGAAATCCAGAACGAAGCCAGCAACGGCCTGAAAAACACCAAGGGTACGCTGGCAATGGCCCGTACTCAGGCGCCTCACTCGGCAACTGCGCAGTTCTTCATTAACGTGGCAGACAACGACTTCCTGAACTTCCGTGACGAAAGCCTGCAGGGCTGGGGTTACTGTGTGTTTGCTGAAGTCGTTGAAGGCATGGACGTGGTTGAGAAAATCAAAGCGGTCGCCACTGGCCGTAGCGGTATGCACCAGGACGTTCCTAAAGAAGACGTTGTGATCCAGAAAGTCACCGTCAGCGAATAA
- the cysS gene encoding cysteine--tRNA ligase gives MLKIFNTLSRQKEEFKPIHAGKIGMYVCGITVYDLCHIGHGRTFVAFDVVARYLRYLGYSLNYVRNITDIDDKIIKRANENGETVEVLTNRMIGEMHKDFAALNILPPDQEPRATRHISEIIEIVSKLIDREHAYVASNGDVMFSVPSDPQYGQLSRQDLEQLQAGARVEVEQDVKRNPMDFVLWKMSKANEPSWSSPWGEGRPGWHIECSAMNCKQLGEHFDIHGGGSDLMFPHHENEIAQSTCAHEGPYVNYWMHSGMVMIDREKMSKSLNNFFTVRDVLQHFDAETVRCFLMSGHYRSQLNYGEDNLKQARSALERLYTAIRNTDSSAEPAGGEVFETRFREAMDDDFNTPEAYSALFDMAREVNRLKAEDMSAANGLAAKLRQLAGVLGLLEQDPELFLQNGAQSNDDEVAEIEALIRQRLDARREKNWAQADMARDKLVAMGIVLEDGPQGTSWRRK, from the coding sequence ATGCTAAAGATTTTTAATACCCTGAGTCGTCAAAAAGAGGAATTCAAACCTATTCATGCAGGTAAGATCGGCATGTACGTGTGCGGCATTACCGTTTACGACCTGTGTCATATTGGCCACGGCAGAACGTTTGTGGCGTTTGACGTGGTAGCACGTTATCTGCGTTATCTCGGCTATTCACTCAATTATGTCCGCAATATCACCGATATTGACGACAAGATTATCAAGCGCGCCAATGAAAATGGCGAAACCGTTGAGGTGCTGACTAACCGGATGATCGGCGAAATGCACAAGGATTTTGCCGCGCTGAATATTCTGCCGCCGGATCAGGAACCGCGTGCCACGCGCCATATCAGCGAGATCATTGAGATCGTCAGTAAGCTGATCGATCGCGAGCATGCGTACGTGGCCAGCAACGGCGATGTGATGTTCTCGGTGCCAAGCGATCCGCAGTACGGCCAGTTATCCCGTCAGGATCTTGAGCAGCTGCAGGCAGGCGCGCGCGTGGAAGTTGAGCAGGACGTGAAGCGCAATCCGATGGACTTCGTGCTGTGGAAAATGTCGAAAGCCAACGAGCCAAGCTGGTCCTCTCCATGGGGCGAAGGCCGTCCTGGCTGGCACATCGAGTGTTCCGCGATGAACTGCAAACAGCTGGGCGAGCATTTTGATATCCACGGTGGCGGATCGGATCTGATGTTCCCGCACCATGAGAACGAGATTGCGCAATCCACCTGTGCTCACGAAGGTCCTTACGTCAACTACTGGATGCACTCCGGCATGGTGATGATCGACCGCGAGAAGATGTCCAAGTCATTGAATAACTTCTTTACCGTGCGTGATGTGTTGCAGCACTTCGATGCAGAAACCGTGCGTTGCTTCCTGATGTCAGGCCACTATCGTAGCCAGCTGAACTACGGCGAAGATAACCTGAAACAGGCGCGTTCGGCGCTGGAGCGCCTCTATACCGCTATTCGCAACACCGACAGCAGCGCTGAGCCTGCCGGTGGCGAGGTGTTTGAAACGCGCTTCCGCGAAGCGATGGATGACGATTTCAACACCCCGGAAGCCTATTCCGCGCTGTTTGATATGGCGCGTGAAGTGAACCGCCTGAAAGCGGAAGATATGTCGGCGGCTAACGGCCTGGCGGCTAAACTTCGCCAGTTGGCTGGCGTGCTGGGCCTGCTGGAGCAGGATCCGGAGCTGTTTCTGCAAAACGGCGCGCAGAGCAACGACGATGAAGTGGCAGAAATCGAAGCGTTGATCAGACAGCGTCTGGATGCGCGCCGCGAGAAGAACTGGGCGCAGGCGGACATGGCGCGCGACAAACTGGTGGCGATGGGCATCGTGCTGGAAGACGGCCCGCAGGGTACCAGCTGGCGTCGCAAGTAA
- a CDS encoding AAA family ATPase, with amino-acid sequence MTIKQLSLAGFRSIRDVELPLSQLNVISGPNGCGKSNLYKAVRLLHEAASGRLSAALADEGGIQKTMWAGAPKRGENKHNGKRMVLGVEMEDYAYQLEIGFPEPLISLFNLDPLVKAEHIWLSGQRRRPSSLLLERKNQAAFLNNIQGERIAYPSSLHEEESVFSQLSDPHLYPEVSQVRENMRKWRFYHEFAVWPGSPIRAPQVGIRAPVLAHDGHNLAAAFETLRERGHTELLYSVLAEAFPGSEFFVEEQGGRFQILMQREGILRPLDAAELSDGTLRFLCLVVALLSPRPPTFMAINEPENSLHPDLLPALALLIAEASRYSQIWVTSHSSHLAEQIGRHCELRHYQLAQREGETVVL; translated from the coding sequence ATGACCATTAAGCAACTCTCACTGGCGGGATTCCGCTCCATTCGCGATGTCGAACTGCCGCTCTCGCAGTTGAATGTGATCAGCGGACCGAACGGCTGTGGCAAATCGAACCTGTATAAAGCCGTGCGGCTGCTGCACGAAGCGGCGAGCGGGCGATTATCGGCCGCGCTGGCGGACGAGGGCGGTATCCAGAAAACGATGTGGGCAGGCGCGCCGAAGCGAGGCGAAAACAAGCATAACGGCAAACGGATGGTGCTGGGTGTGGAAATGGAAGATTACGCCTATCAGCTGGAAATTGGTTTTCCCGAGCCGTTGATCAGCCTGTTTAACCTCGATCCCTTGGTCAAGGCCGAGCACATCTGGTTATCCGGCCAACGCCGTCGACCGTCCTCGCTGTTATTAGAACGCAAAAACCAGGCGGCCTTCCTGAATAATATTCAGGGCGAGCGGATAGCCTATCCTTCCTCATTACATGAAGAAGAGTCGGTTTTTTCGCAACTGTCCGATCCCCATCTTTATCCGGAAGTCTCGCAGGTGCGCGAAAATATGCGCAAGTGGCGTTTCTATCATGAATTTGCCGTCTGGCCGGGATCGCCGATTCGCGCGCCGCAGGTCGGTATCCGCGCACCGGTGCTGGCACATGACGGCCATAATCTGGCCGCGGCGTTTGAAACGCTGCGCGAGCGTGGACATACCGAGTTGCTGTATTCGGTGCTGGCGGAAGCCTTTCCAGGCAGTGAATTCTTTGTGGAAGAGCAGGGTGGCCGCTTTCAGATACTGATGCAGCGTGAAGGCATTCTGCGTCCGCTTGATGCGGCAGAACTGTCCGATGGCACGCTGCGTTTTCTGTGCCTGGTGGTCGCGCTGCTCAGCCCAAGGCCGCCGACGTTTATGGCAATTAATGAACCGGAGAACAGTCTGCATCCGGATTTATTGCCCGCGCTGGCGTTGTTAATTGCTGAAGCAAGCCGTTACAGCCAGATTTGGGTCACCAGCCACTCGTCCCACCTGGCGGAGCAAATTGGCAGGCATTGTGAGCTTCGCCATTATCAGCTGGCGCAAAGGGAAGGGGAAACGGTGGTGCTGTAG
- the ybcJ gene encoding ribosome-associated protein YbcJ — protein MATFSLGKHPHVDLCDLLKLEGLVESGARAKALIAEGNVTVDGVVETRKRCKIVSGQTVVFEGNSISVVE, from the coding sequence ATGGCCACTTTCTCTTTAGGTAAACATCCGCACGTCGACCTGTGCGATCTGCTGAAGCTGGAAGGTTTAGTTGAAAGCGGCGCGCGCGCCAAAGCGCTGATCGCCGAGGGCAATGTCACCGTTGATGGCGTGGTGGAAACCCGTAAACGCTGCAAGATTGTCAGCGGTCAGACCGTGGTGTTTGAAGGTAACAGCATCTCAGTCGTCGAATAA
- the folD gene encoding bifunctional methylenetetrahydrofolate dehydrogenase/methenyltetrahydrofolate cyclohydrolase FolD, translating to MVAKIIDGKTIAQQVRQEVAVKVQQRLAAGKRVPGLAVVLVGENPASQIYVGSKRRACEEVGFLSRSYDLPASTSEAELLELIDTLNHDGEIDGILVQLPLPAGIDNVKVLESISPSKDVDGFHPYNVGRLCQRAPKLRPCTPRGIVTLLERYNIDTFGMNAVVVGASNIVGRPMSMELLLAGCTTTVTHRFTKDLRHHVEHADLLVVAVGKPGFIPGDWIKPGAVVIDVGINRLESGKVVGDVDFDAASERASYITPVPGGVGPMTVATLIQNTLYACETFDDGAVE from the coding sequence ATGGTAGCAAAGATTATTGACGGTAAAACGATTGCGCAGCAGGTGCGACAAGAGGTTGCGGTAAAAGTACAGCAGCGTCTGGCCGCTGGAAAACGCGTCCCAGGCCTGGCAGTCGTTCTGGTCGGTGAGAACCCGGCCTCGCAGATTTATGTCGGCAGCAAACGCCGTGCCTGTGAAGAAGTGGGGTTCCTCTCCCGCTCCTACGATCTGCCCGCCTCCACCAGCGAAGCCGAGCTGCTTGAACTGATCGACACGCTGAATCACGATGGCGAAATCGACGGGATCCTGGTTCAGCTGCCTTTGCCGGCCGGCATTGATAACGTGAAGGTGCTGGAAAGCATTTCGCCGTCGAAAGACGTGGATGGCTTCCACCCGTATAACGTTGGCCGCCTGTGTCAGCGTGCGCCTAAGCTGCGCCCTTGTACGCCTCGCGGCATCGTTACCCTGCTCGAACGCTACAACATCGATACCTTCGGTATGAATGCCGTGGTGGTGGGTGCGTCCAATATTGTTGGACGTCCGATGAGCATGGAACTGCTGCTGGCCGGCTGCACCACCACCGTTACGCACCGCTTCACCAAAGATCTGCGCCACCATGTGGAACATGCCGATCTGCTGGTGGTTGCGGTGGGCAAACCGGGCTTTATTCCGGGTGACTGGATCAAACCAGGCGCGGTAGTGATTGATGTGGGGATTAACCGCCTCGAAAGCGGCAAAGTGGTGGGAGATGTCGACTTCGACGCCGCCTCTGAGCGCGCTTCTTATATTACCCCAGTACCAGGCGGCGTAGGCCCGATGACCGTGGCAACGCTGATTCAGAATACGCTGTACGCCTGCGAAACTTTTGATGATGGAGCAGTAGAATAA